A section of the Clostridium omnivorum genome encodes:
- the mfd gene encoding transcription-repair coupling factor translates to MRLNGLMKPLKESREFKTIMDAIEGNKFPVGVYGLSESARSYLINGVFEELDKPFMVFTHSDVEAKNLYEDLSFYYPNVYYFPTKEVVFYNVDAISGDLRWERLKVIKEMMQPGKKIVVASIEALASTYIPPELYRKYTFKFKLGDTINLDDLSEKLVHCGYERIDIVESKGQFSIRGGIMDIYPPYSAVPYRIELFGDEVDSVRSFNTESQRSIEKVKFVEIFPAKEMIFNKESMENAISDIEKDLKSVLDGLNRKKDKETIDRITAAINTNLESLKNNWTFETIDSFLPYFYKTTSSFLDYMADAFIIIDDAQRCKGKLDSVYFEFEENYKGFLQRGNILPKQGKLLIEKEVIMERLSLSDVLTLTMIPKSNAVLPPRSIVSFSQITLHNYHGQLDLLIEDIKDKKARGFRTIILSGTRPRGERLVSTLKDRGIESIYSDVLNDLQNGQVAITFGNQLKGFEYPDLRLCVISDKEVFGESKRKINKTPKKGVGKIKSFTELKPGDYVVHTNHGIGVFKGVRQLELDGHKKDYLELSYASGDKLYVPVDQLDLVQKYIGTEGKEPKVSKLGGNEWAKAKSKVKKSIADIAEDLMKLYAARATLRGHKFNKDTVWQKQFEEEFPYEETPDQLSAIEEIKKDMESYKPMDRLLCGDVGYGKTEVAIRAAFKAVMDGKQVALLVPTTILAEQHYNNMMQRFSDFPVKIDMISRFRTSAQQKATLKALKEGNVDILIGTHRILQKDLQFKDLGLLIIDEEQRFGVTHKEKIKEFKKNVDVLTLTATPIPRTLHMSLVGVRDISVIETPPEERYPIQTYVVEFNDQLIRDAIMRELNRGGQIYFVYNRVESIKDMAAYLSKLVPESRIAIAHGQMTERELETVVVDYMKHNYDILLCTTIIETGMDIPNVNTIIICDADKMGLSQLYQLRGRVGRSNRIAYAYLTYKKDKVLTEVAEKRLKAIKEFTELGSGFKIAMKDLEIRGAGNMMGSAQHGHMAAIGYDLYCRMLEDTVRLIRGDIEKEPIETTVEIKVDAYIPADYISDEVQKIEIYKKIAAIGSYDDMMDVIEEIEDRYSDIPQSVYNLMNISYIRSLGRAIGIEEIKEKGNEIIFTFESKDSFDKKLVDYIIKNYNRKMAFKNDIKPLLLYKIDTIKKEELISNLKELLEKFTSVVEIN, encoded by the coding sequence ATGAGGCTAAATGGTTTAATGAAGCCTTTGAAAGAAAGCCGAGAATTTAAAACAATAATGGATGCTATAGAAGGAAATAAATTTCCAGTGGGAGTTTATGGACTATCTGAGTCTGCTAGAAGTTATCTTATAAATGGAGTGTTTGAAGAGTTAGACAAGCCTTTTATGGTGTTTACTCATAGTGATGTTGAGGCTAAGAACCTATACGAGGATTTATCCTTTTATTATCCTAATGTATACTACTTTCCTACAAAAGAAGTGGTTTTCTATAATGTAGATGCCATATCAGGAGATTTAAGATGGGAAAGACTAAAGGTAATAAAAGAGATGATGCAGCCAGGGAAAAAGATTGTTGTAGCATCTATAGAAGCTTTGGCTTCTACTTATATTCCACCGGAGCTATATAGGAAGTATACTTTTAAATTTAAACTTGGAGATACCATAAACCTTGATGATTTGAGTGAAAAATTAGTTCATTGTGGATATGAAAGAATTGATATAGTTGAAAGTAAGGGACAGTTTTCTATAAGAGGAGGAATAATGGATATATATCCCCCTTATTCTGCTGTGCCCTACAGAATAGAGCTTTTTGGTGATGAAGTTGATTCTGTAAGAAGTTTTAATACTGAATCTCAAAGAAGCATAGAGAAGGTTAAATTTGTAGAAATATTTCCTGCAAAAGAAATGATTTTTAATAAGGAAAGCATGGAAAATGCCATTTCAGATATTGAAAAAGATTTAAAATCTGTATTGGATGGTCTTAACAGAAAAAAAGATAAAGAAACCATTGATAGAATAACAGCTGCTATAAATACAAACCTAGAGTCTTTAAAAAATAATTGGACCTTTGAAACTATAGATAGTTTTCTTCCGTACTTTTACAAAACAACCTCCAGCTTTTTAGACTACATGGCTGATGCATTTATAATAATAGATGATGCTCAAAGATGTAAAGGTAAACTGGATAGCGTTTATTTTGAATTTGAAGAAAATTATAAAGGCTTCCTGCAAAGGGGAAATATACTTCCTAAACAAGGAAAGCTTTTAATTGAAAAGGAAGTAATAATGGAGAGACTTAGTTTAAGTGATGTTTTAACTTTAACTATGATACCTAAGTCCAATGCGGTATTGCCTCCAAGGTCAATAGTGTCCTTTTCGCAAATTACATTGCATAACTATCATGGACAACTAGATTTGCTTATTGAAGATATTAAGGATAAAAAGGCTAGAGGTTTTAGAACTATAATACTTTCAGGTACAAGGCCAAGGGGTGAAAGATTGGTCAGCACCCTAAAGGATAGGGGAATTGAAAGTATTTATAGTGATGTGCTAAATGATTTACAAAATGGTCAGGTTGCAATAACCTTTGGAAATCAGCTCAAAGGTTTTGAATATCCGGATTTAAGGTTATGTGTAATTTCAGATAAGGAAGTATTTGGTGAATCCAAGAGAAAAATAAATAAAACACCTAAAAAGGGTGTAGGGAAAATTAAAAGCTTTACTGAATTAAAGCCAGGTGATTATGTGGTTCACACAAATCACGGTATAGGGGTATTTAAAGGAGTAAGGCAGCTGGAGCTAGATGGACATAAAAAGGATTATCTTGAGCTAAGCTATGCTTCAGGTGATAAGCTTTATGTTCCTGTAGATCAATTAGATTTGGTTCAAAAATATATAGGTACTGAAGGTAAAGAACCAAAGGTAAGTAAGCTAGGCGGAAATGAATGGGCAAAAGCTAAGAGTAAAGTTAAAAAGTCAATAGCAGATATTGCTGAGGATTTAATGAAACTCTATGCTGCAAGAGCAACCCTTAGAGGCCATAAATTTAATAAGGATACTGTATGGCAAAAACAATTTGAAGAAGAGTTTCCTTATGAGGAAACACCAGATCAGCTTAGTGCAATAGAAGAAATAAAGAAAGATATGGAATCTTATAAGCCTATGGATAGACTTCTTTGTGGCGATGTAGGCTATGGAAAGACTGAAGTTGCTATAAGAGCTGCATTTAAAGCTGTAATGGATGGCAAACAGGTTGCCCTTTTGGTACCTACAACAATTTTAGCAGAACAGCATTATAATAACATGATGCAGAGATTCTCAGATTTTCCTGTAAAAATAGATATGATAAGCAGATTCAGGACTTCAGCACAGCAAAAAGCAACCTTGAAGGCCTTAAAAGAAGGCAATGTAGATATTTTAATAGGCACTCATAGAATTCTGCAAAAGGACTTACAGTTTAAAGATTTAGGACTTTTAATAATAGATGAAGAACAGCGATTTGGCGTAACTCACAAAGAAAAAATAAAAGAGTTTAAGAAAAATGTAGATGTACTTACATTAACTGCTACGCCGATTCCTAGAACCTTACACATGTCATTAGTAGGGGTAAGGGATATAAGTGTAATTGAAACTCCTCCAGAGGAAAGGTATCCTATACAGACTTATGTTGTAGAGTTTAATGATCAATTAATTAGGGATGCTATTATGAGGGAACTAAATCGGGGCGGGCAAATTTATTTTGTTTATAACCGAGTAGAATCCATAAAGGATATGGCAGCTTATCTTTCAAAATTGGTTCCAGAGTCAAGAATAGCAATAGCTCATGGCCAAATGACAGAAAGAGAATTAGAAACTGTAGTAGTGGATTATATGAAGCATAATTACGATATATTGCTCTGTACAACAATTATAGAAACTGGAATGGACATACCTAATGTTAATACAATAATAATATGTGATGCAGATAAAATGGGATTATCTCAGCTTTATCAGCTTCGTGGAAGAGTAGGCCGTTCTAATAGAATAGCATATGCCTATTTAACTTATAAAAAGGATAAAGTGTTAACTGAAGTTGCTGAAAAGAGACTTAAGGCAATAAAGGAGTTTACAGAGCTTGGTTCAGGCTTTAAAATCGCAATGAAGGACTTGGAGATTAGAGGAGCAGGAAATATGATGGGCTCTGCACAGCACGGACATATGGCTGCTATAGGATATGATCTATATTGCAGAATGTTAGAGGACACCGTCAGATTAATAAGAGGTGACATTGAAAAGGAACCAATAGAAACTACTGTAGAAATAAAAGTTGATGCTTATATTCCAGCTGACTATATTAGCGATGAGGTTCAAAAGATAGAAATATACAAGAAAATAGCTGCAATAGGCTCTTATGACGATATGATGGATGTTATTGAGGAAATTGAAGATAGATATTCAGATATTCCTCAATCGGTGTATAATCTTATGAATATTTCCTATATAAGGAGTTTAGGAAGAGCAATTGGAATTGAGGAAATAAAGGAAAAAGGTAATGAAATTATATTTACATTTGAATCTAAGGATAGTTTTGATAAAAAGCTGGTAGACTATATAATAAAAAATTATAATAGAAAAATGGCTTTTAAAAATGATATAAAGCCTTTGCTTCTATACAAGATTGATACCATAAAGAAGGAGGAGCTGATTTCAAATTTAAAGGAATTATTGGAAAAGTTTACAAGTGTGGTTGAAATAAACTAA
- the pth gene encoding aminoacyl-tRNA hydrolase, protein MFLIVGLGNPGTEYKHTRHNVGFDIIDLMSEKYNISVNRIKFKGTCGEGSIAGEKVLLLKPSTYMNLSGESVSEAASFYKIPKENIIVLYDDISLTVGRMRIRPQGSAGGHNGIKNIILHLGSDVFPRIKVGVGQPKDNLVSHVLSRFSKEDRENLEQLFPHCIEAVESIIKDGITEAMNKYNGFKL, encoded by the coding sequence ATGTTTTTAATAGTTGGATTGGGTAATCCGGGAACTGAGTATAAACATACAAGACATAATGTAGGATTTGATATTATAGATTTAATGTCTGAAAAGTATAATATTAGTGTGAATAGGATAAAATTTAAAGGGACTTGCGGAGAAGGCAGCATAGCTGGTGAAAAGGTACTTCTTTTAAAACCATCTACTTACATGAATTTAAGTGGAGAGAGTGTTAGTGAAGCAGCTAGTTTTTATAAGATTCCTAAGGAAAATATTATAGTTCTCTATGATGATATAAGTCTTACGGTAGGAAGAATGCGAATAAGACCACAGGGAAGTGCTGGTGGTCATAATGGGATTAAAAATATAATATTACATCTAGGTTCTGATGTATTTCCAAGGATTAAAGTAGGAGTAGGACAGCCTAAGGATAATCTAGTTTCCCATGTGTTAAGCAGGTTTTCTAAAGAAGATAGAGAAAATTTAGAACAGCTTTTTCCACATTGTATTGAAGCAGTTGAATCTATTATAAAAGACGGAATAACAGAGGCTATGAATAAGTATAATGGTTTCAAGTTATAA
- a CDS encoding S1C family serine protease, with the protein MENDGYKEIKDVPWEQITNCGEIKFRKDNRKPRIKGFFKGIAFILVAAVSGGVTSAIIVDKKYSSSPSPYTQTNQANQSLLEQKNGYTQTAKLPKNSITMVAETVGPTVVGVNNTVEGFFGDVNQDSGSGIIFDKSGYIVTNYHVIQGADKVYIKLPNGSKPLQAKFVGADASSDLAVIKIEGENFPVAKFGDSSKVKAGDVAVAIGNPLGDEFAGSVTAGIISATNRKLQIKDNKGRVTTYKVLQTDAAINPGNSGGALCNEAGEIIGINSLKIGGNVNAEGMGFAISINEAKNVIQKIMNGAKPSDKQKVGPNAVLGIVGFTAVPQENNGVKGVYVQEVTGGLGGETAGIKPTDIIIELDKTKIETYEQLQEVLWKHKAGDTITCKVLREGKVLSFDVTLSERQ; encoded by the coding sequence CTAGGATAAAGGGTTTTTTTAAGGGAATAGCATTTATTTTAGTAGCTGCGGTATCTGGTGGGGTGACCTCGGCAATTATTGTAGATAAAAAGTATTCTTCATCACCTTCTCCATATACTCAAACTAATCAGGCTAATCAATCTCTCTTGGAACAGAAAAATGGGTATACACAAACTGCAAAATTGCCTAAAAACTCAATTACTATGGTGGCTGAAACTGTTGGGCCAACAGTGGTTGGTGTGAACAATACTGTAGAAGGTTTTTTTGGGGATGTAAATCAAGATAGCGGTTCAGGAATTATCTTTGATAAGTCAGGGTATATAGTAACTAATTATCATGTAATTCAAGGTGCTGATAAGGTGTATATAAAGCTTCCCAATGGAAGTAAGCCGCTTCAAGCTAAATTTGTAGGCGCAGACGCAAGTTCTGATCTAGCTGTAATAAAAATTGAAGGTGAAAATTTCCCAGTAGCTAAGTTTGGAGATTCTTCTAAAGTTAAGGCGGGAGATGTGGCAGTAGCCATAGGAAACCCTTTAGGAGATGAGTTTGCTGGAAGTGTAACTGCAGGTATAATAAGTGCTACAAATAGGAAACTTCAGATTAAGGATAATAAAGGCAGAGTTACCACCTATAAGGTGCTTCAAACAGATGCAGCCATTAACCCAGGAAATAGCGGAGGAGCTCTATGTAATGAGGCAGGAGAAATAATTGGAATAAACAGCTTAAAAATTGGTGGAAATGTGAATGCTGAGGGAATGGGTTTTGCTATATCTATTAATGAAGCGAAGAATGTAATTCAAAAGATTATGAATGGAGCAAAACCTAGTGATAAGCAGAAGGTAGGACCCAATGCTGTTTTAGGTATAGTTGGATTTACTGCGGTTCCTCAAGAGAATAATGGGGTTAAAGGTGTGTATGTTCAGGAAGTAACTGGTGGACTTGGAGGAGAAACTGCTGGAATAAAACCGACAGATATAATTATAGAGCTTGACAAGACCAAGATTGAAACTTATGAACAGCTTCAGGAAGTACTTTGGAAGCATAAGGCAGGAGATACTATTACATGCAAAGTATTGAGAGAAGGAAAAGTTTTAAGTTTTGATGTTACTCTTTCTGAAAGGCAATAA